One window of the Camarhynchus parvulus chromosome 2, STF_HiC, whole genome shotgun sequence genome contains the following:
- the AGR2 gene encoding anterior gradient protein 2 homolog, with the protein MERSYVSVLLLLIVISCALAKDVGKKDSKDTTTKPKLPQTLSRGWGDQLIWTQTYEEALFRSKHSQKPLMIIHHLEDCPHSQALKKVFAEHKDIQKLAEKFILLNLVYETTDKNLAPDGQYVPRVLFIDPSLTVRADITGRYSNRLYAYEPSDISLLYSNMQKALKLLKTEL; encoded by the exons atggaGAGGAGTTACGTGTCCGTGCTCTTGCTGCTCATCGTCATCTCCTGTGCTCTGGCAAAGGATGTGGGCAAGAAGGATTCAAAGGACACCACCACTAAGCCAAAACTGCCTCAGACACTCTCCAGAG gctggggagacCAGCTCATCTGGACGCAGACCTATGAGGAGGCGCTTTTCCGCTCCAAGCACAG CCAGAAACCCCTGATGATCATCCACCACTTGGAAGACTGCCCACACAGCCAAG cCCTCAAGAAGGTCTTTGCTGAACACAAAGATATACAGAAACTGGCTGAAAAATTCATTCTCCTGAACCTTGTG tATGAAACTACAGACAAGAACCTTGCACCTGATGGCCAGTACGTCCCTCGGGTTTTGTTCATTG ATCCCTCCCTGACTGTGAGAGCAGATATTACTGGAAGATACTCAAACCGTCTGTATGCATATGAGCCCTCTGACATTTCGCTGT TGTATTCAAATATGCAGAAAGCGCTGAAGCTCCTGAAGACTGAACTgtaa